The genomic window TATGCCGACGATTGCTACAATTTGCTGCATCGGATGGATGCTCCCCAGGTAATTAAGGAAGGGTTCGCCTGGGGCGGTGAAGGTCGCATGAACTTTGTGCGCCAGTACGGAGTGATTGAAACGGTCAAGAAAGAGAAGGAGGAGGACAACGCCTGCTCCCGTCGATCGACTAAATCTACTACCGTGAAACGCAAGCCTGGCGCCTCTCCGATGCTGTTCGGTCGGTTCTTGTTGGCGAATACAGTTTTCATAAGCTTAGAAGACATCGCCTCCTGCCTTCCCCCGTATGACGAGCAGGTCATCTCGGTGGAAATGGAGCCGCAACTTGAAAGTGCCTACCGGGACATCGAGCGCGCGTTCAAAGATGCCATTCGGGAATATGGATGCGGCAGTGTAGTCAGCCTCATGCTGAATACTCTGCTTCTCTATCCAGATCATCCATTCAACCTGGGTACCGTTACAGCGCGCGTCTACGATCAAGATGCGGGTGGTTTCGTCCGCGTTCCCATTGTTACTCCGCAAGATCTCGATGAATCTGTTAACTCTCGCAAAGAAGACAGACTGATTGAAGAGATCAAGGCGGATTTGGCGCAAGGTAGACGCTGTCAGGTGTTTGTCACGTATACAGGCAAACATTCTGTTCTGCATCGTATCGAAAAGGTTCTCGTGCGCGCCGGCATCCGTACGGCGATCATGGAAGCCAGCCTTCCCACCGAAAAGCGGGAAGCGTGGTACGAGACTCAAGTTGCCAAGGGT from Terriglobia bacterium includes these protein-coding regions:
- a CDS encoding helicase-related protein, producing the protein YADDCYNLLHRMDAPQVIKEGFAWGGEGRMNFVRQYGVIETVKKEKEEDNACSRRSTKSTTVKRKPGASPMLFGRFLLANTVFISLEDIASCLPPYDEQVISVEMEPQLESAYRDIERAFKDAIREYGCGSVVSLMLNTLLLYPDHPFNLGTVTARVYDQDAGGFVRVPIVTPQDLDESVNSRKEDRLIEEIKADLAQGRRCQVFVTYTGKHSVLHRIEKVLVRAGIRTAIMEASLPTEKREAWYETQVAKGTQVVVCHPKLVETGLDLLHFPTLVFFESGYSLHTLRQASRRSWRIGQKLPVVVKFLYYEDTMQERCLKLMGKKSLVAMATEGRFSGEGLQAMGDEDLMTALARELVNDNHVGESADKIWRDLRDKRQIAFGITAIPPVVDMAAVDVELQATPIDVPVEPPECIPDVPHTGNALVDFAISHHPKKPGRRASLYVIREESGQISLFG